From Pagrus major chromosome 2, Pma_NU_1.0, one genomic window encodes:
- the LOC141012981 gene encoding extracellular calcium-sensing receptor-like, giving the protein MHKAGDVLLGGLFGMHFFSVFPEMSFTSEPQQPTCHGFDILGFRQAQTMVFAIDEINRNSNLLPNVTLGYSLYDNCIKLRIGFPAAMSLVSGQEEQFILDKTCVGTPPVIGIVGDPSSTSSIAISSVLGSYRVPMVSYFATCSCLSDRQKFPSFFRTIPSDAFQVRAMIQILNHFDWTWAGLLVSDDDYGLHAARSFQSDLAHSGGGCLAYVEVLPHGDHPDETRRIVDVMKKSTARVVIVFAHESHMINLMEEVLRQNVTGLQWIASEAWIAATAFQTPNLMSHLAGILGIAIRRGEIPGLREFLLQIRPDQQHNNSYGNSIVKLFWEYTIQCRFAPPPAGWMEGGGALCTGQENLEDVETELLDISNLRPEYNVYKAVYALAYALDDMLQCEPGRGPFTGRSCGNLQKLEPWQLLHYLQKVNFTTSFGDQVSFDENGDALPIYDIMNWLQLPDGTTKLQNVGEVKRSAFKGEELTIDEDKIFWNFESKKPPRSVCSESCPPGTRMARKKGEPVCCFDCVPCSEGKISNETDSIECTSCPEDFWSSPQHDQCIPKKTEFLSYSEPLGICLTVASLLGTCVCAVVLGIFIYHHSTPIVRANNSELSYQLLLSLKLCFLCSLLFIGRPRLWTCQLRHAAFGISFVLCVSCILVKTMVVLAVFKASKPGGGASLKWFGAMQQRGTVIVLTSIQAAICTAWIVSASPTPHKNTQYHNDKIVYECAVGSTIGFAVLLGYIGSLAVLSFLIAFKARNLPDSFNEAKLITFSMLIFCAVWVAFVPAYISSPGKYADAVEVFAILASSFGLLVALFGPKCYILLVRPERNTKKAIMGRSFQP; this is encoded by the exons ATGCACAAGGCTGGAGATGTGCTTCTAGGTGGGCTATTTGGGATGcacttcttttctgtctttcctgaGATGTCTTTTACCTCAGAGCCACAACAGCCTACCTGCCACGG CTTTGATATTCTAGGATTCAGGCAGGCCCAGACCATGGTCTTTGCTATTGATGAGATCAATAGAAACTCCAACCTGCTACCTAATGTGACTCTGGGATACAGTCTTTATGATAACTGCATCAAACTACGGATAGGATTTCCTGCTGCAATGTCTCTAGTCAGTGGTCAAGAGGAGCAGTTTATATTAGACAAGACCTGTGTAGGAACCCCTCCAGTCATAGGGATTGTGGGTGATCCTTCCTCTACAAGTTCTATTGCCATCTCCTCTGTCTTAGGTTCGTACAGAGTACCTATG GTGAGTTATTTTGCCACATGTTCCTGTCTGAGTGACCGGCAAAAGTTTCCATCCTTCTTTAGGACGATCCCAAGTGATGCTTTCCAG GTGCGTGCTATGATTCAGATTCTGAACCACTTTGACTGGACATGGGCAGGTCTGCTGGTCAGTGATGATGACTATGGACTCCACGCTGCTCGATCCTTCCAATCTGACCTGGCACACTCTGGTGGAGGTTGTCTAGCCTACGTAGAGGTTTTGCCTCATGGCGATCACCCAGATGAAACAAGGAGGATTGTGGATGTGATGAAGAAATCCACAGCTCGTGTCGTCATTGTGTTTGCACATGAGAGTCACATGATTAACCTCATGGAAGAG GTGCTGAGGCAGAATGTGACAGGCCTGCAATGGATTGCCAGTGAAGCCTGGATAGCAGCTACTGCGTTCCAGACCCCCAACCTCATGTCACACCTGGCAGGCATACTAGGCATTGCCATCCGTCGAGGAGAAATACCAGGGCTCAGGGAATTCCTCCTACAAATACGTCCTgatcaacaacacaacaacagctatgGAAATAGCATA gtGAAACTGTTCTGGGAATATACAATTCAATGTAGATTTGCACCACCTCCAGCAGGTTGGATGGAGGGTGGGGGAGCATTATGCACTGGACAGGAAAATCTAGAGGATGTGGAGACTGAGTTGTTGGACATTTCCAATCTCAGGCCAGAGTATAATGTGTACAAGGCTGTGTATGCTCTGGCCTATGCCCTTGATGACATGCTGCAGTGTGAGCCAGGGAGAGGGCCTTTCACTGGGCGCAGCTGTGGCAATTTGCAAAAACTAGAGCCATGGCAG TTGCTGCATTATTTgcaaaaggtcaacttcaccaCATCATTTGGTGATCAAGTGTCATTTGATGAGAATGGTGATGCCTTACCAATATATGATATCATGAACTGGCTGCAGCTCCCTGATGGAACAACAAAACTGCAGAATGTGGGTGAGGTCAAGAGGTCGGCCTTCAAAGGTGAAGAACTCACAAttgatgaagacaaaatctTCTGGAACTTTGAATCAAAAAAG CCACCCCGctcagtgtgcagtgaaagcTGTCCTCCAGGTACCCGCATGGCCAGAAAGAAAGGGGaacctgtgtgctgttttgactGCGTCCCTTGTTCTGAGGGGAAGATCAGTAATGAGACTG ACTCCATAGAGTGCACCAGTTGCCCAGAGGACTTCTGGTCCAGCCCCCAGCATGACCAGTGCATTCCAAAGAAAACAGAGTTTCTCTCCTACAGTGAGCCTCTGGGTATCTGCTTGACAGTTGCCTCTTTGCTGGGCACATGTGTATGTGCTGTTGTCCTGGGCATCTTTATCTATCATCACAGCACACCTATAGTACGTGCCAACAATTCAGAACTGAGTTACCAGCTACTGCTGTCTCTTAAGTTATGTTTCCTTTGTTCACTGCTGTTTATCGGCCGTCCCAGGCTGTGGACATGCCAGCTGAGACATGCAGCGTTTGGGATcagctttgtgctttgtgtctcaTGTATCTTGGTTAAAACCATGGTGGTTCTGGCTGTGTTCAAGGCCTCCAAGCCAGGAGGTGGAGCCAGCCTGAAGTGGTTTGGTGCAATGCAGCAGAGAGGGACAGTTATTGTTCTCACTTCTATTCAGGCAGCAATCTGCACTGCCTGGATTGTATCTGCCTCCCCAACAcctcataaaaacactcaataccACAATGATAAGATTGTTTATGAGTGTGCAGTTGGGTCCACCATTGGTTTTGCTGTGTTACTGGGTTATATTGGCTCACTGGCTGTCCTCAGTTTTCTGATTGCATTTAAAGCAAGGAATCTTCCAGATAGTTTCAATGAGGCCAAACTTATTACTTTCAGCATGCtgatcttctgtgctgtgtggGTGGCCTTTGTCCCTGCTTATATCAGCTCACCAGGCAAATATGCAGATGCAGTGGAGGTATTTGCAATCCTGGCCTCCAGTTTTGGCCTCTTGGTGGCACTGTTTGGACCCAAATGTTACATACTCCTTGTTAGACCAGAGAGGAACACAAAGAAAGCAATTATGGGTCGTAGCTTCCAGCCATAA
- the LOC141017645 gene encoding extracellular calcium-sensing receptor-like: MYFMLLYSFLSSAVSSSIYSSSCQLQGKFHLNGMHKAGDVVLGGIFQIHFFSVFPDLSFTSEPQHPTCHGFDVLGFRQAQTMAFAIDEINRNSNLLPNVTLGYSFYDNCLKLGIGFRAAMSLVSGQKEQFILDETCAGTPPVIGIVGDSSSTRSIAISSVLGLYRVPMVSYFATCSCLSDRQKFPSFFRTIPSDAFQVRAMIQILNHFGWSWAGLLVSDDDYGLHAARSFQSDLAHSGGGCLAYFEILPWGSDQAELRRIVDVMKISTARVVIVFAHESHMINLMEEVVRQNVTGLQWMASEAWTAASVLQTPNLMPYLAGTLGIAIRRGEIPGLREFLLQIRPDLHHNNSYGNSIVKLFWEYTFQCRFAPPPAGWVKARGALCTGQEDLKDVETEFLDVLNLRSEYNVYKAVYALAYALDDMLQCTPGRGPFSGRSCGNLIGLEPWQLVYYLQKVNFITPFGDQVSFDENGDALPIYDIMNWLWLPDGRIKVQSVGEVKRSAFKGEKLTIDEDKIFWNFESKKPPHSVCSKSCPPGTRMARKKGEPVCCFDCIPCSEGKISNETDSMECTSCPEDFWSSPQRDYCVPKKTEFLSYHEPLGIGLTAASLFGTCMCAVVLGIFIYHRRTPVVRANNSELSFQLLLSLKLCFLCSLLFIGRPRVWTCQLRHAAFGISFVLSISCILVKTMVVLAVFKASKPGGGANLKWFGVLQQRGTVIVLTSIQAAICTAWIVSASPVPHKNTQYHNDKIVYECIVGSTVGFAVLLGYIGLLALLSFLIAFIARNLPDSFNEAKLITFSMLIFCAVWVAFVPAYISSPGKYADAVEVFAILASSFGLLGALFGPKCYIILLRPERNTKKAIMGRNIQSQ; this comes from the exons ATGTATTTCATGTTGTTGtattctttcctctcttctgctGTGTCCTCCTCTATTTATTCCTCCTCCTGCCAGTTACAGGGAAAGTTTCATCTAAATGGGATGCACAAAGCTGGAGATGTGGTTCTAGGTGGGATATTTCAGATtcactttttctctgtctttcctgaTCTGTCCTTTACCTCAGAGCCACAACATCCTACCTGCCACGG ttTTGATGTTCTAGGATTCAGGCAGGCACAGACCATGGCCTTTGCTATTGATGAGATCAACAGAAACTCCAACCTGCTACCTAATGTGACTCTGGGATACAGTTTTTATGATAATTGCCTCAAACTAGGCATTGGATTTCGCGCAGCAATGTCCCTAGTCAGTGGTCAAAAGGAGCAGTTTATATTAGATGAGACCTGTGCAGGAACCCCTCCAGTCATAGGGATTGTGGGTGATTCTTCCTCTACACGTTCTATTGCCATCTCCTCTGTCTTAGGTTTGTACAGAGTACCTATG GTGAGTTATTTTGCCACATGTTCCTGTCTGAGTGACCGGCAAAAGTTTCCATCCTTCTTTAGGACGATCCCAAGTGATGCTTTTCAG GTGCGTGCTATGATTCAGATTCTGAACCACTTTGGCTGGAGTTGGGCAGGTCTGCTGGTCAGTGATGATGACTATGGACTCCACGCTGCTCGATCTTTCCAATCTGACCTGGCGCACTCTGGTGGAGGTTGTCTGGCTTACTTTGAGATTTTGCCCTGGGGAAGTGACCAGGCTGAACTAAGGAGGATTGTGGATGTGATGAAGATATCCACAGCTCGTGTGGTCATCGTGTTTGCACATGAGAGCCATATGATTAACCTCATGGAAGAG GTGGTGAGGCAGAATGTGACAGGCCTGCAGTGGATGGCCAGTGAAGCCTGGACAGCAGCTTCTGTGCTCCAGACCCCCAATCTCATGCCCTACCTGGCTGGCACACTGGGCATTGCCATCCGTCGAGGAGAAATACCAGGGCTCAGGGAATTTCTCCTACAAATACGCCCTGACCtacaccacaacaacagctatgGGAATAGCATA gTTAAACTGTTTTGGGAATACACATTTCAGTGCAGATTCGCACCACCTCCAGCAGGTTGGGTGAAGGCTAGGGGAGCTTTATGCACCGGACAAGAAGATTTAAAGGATGTGGAGACTGAGTTTTTGGACGTTTTGAACCTCAGGTCAGAGTATAATGTATACAAGGCTGTGTATGCTCTGGCATATGCCCTTGATGACATGCTGCAGTGCACACCAGGGAGAGGGCCTTTCAGTGGGCGCAGCTGTGGCAATTTAATAGGACTGGAGCCATGGCAG TTAGTGTATTACTTGCAAAAGGTCAACTTCATCACACCATTTGGTGATCAAGTGTCGTTTGATGAGAATGGTGATGCCTTACCAATCTACGATATCATGAACTGGCTGTGGCTGCCTGATGGAAGAATTAAAGTTCAGAGTGTGGGTGAGGTTAAGAGGTCGGCCTTCAAAGGTGAAAAACTCACAAttgatgaagacaaaatctTTTGGAACTTTGAATCAAAAAAG CCACCCCACTCAGTGTGCAGCAAGAGCTGCCCTCCAGGTACCCGCATGGCCAGAAAGAAAGGGGaacctgtgtgctgttttgactGCATCCCTTGTTCTGAGGGAAAGATCAGTAATGAGACTG ACTCCATGGAGTGCACCAGTTGTCCAGAGGACTTCTGGTCCAGCCCCCAGCGTGACTACTGTGTTCCTAAGAAAACAGAGTTCCTCTCCTACCATGAGCCTCTGGGTATCGGCTTGACAGCAGCCTCATTATTTGgcacatgtatgtgtgctgtTGTCCTGGGCATCTTTATCTATCATCGCAGAACACCTGTAGTACGCGCCAACAATTCAGAGCTGAGTTTCCAGCTATTGCTGTCACTTAAgttatgttttctgtgttcactgctgtttattGGCCGTCCTAGAGTGTGGACATGCCAGCTGAGACACGCAGCATTTGGGATCAGCTTTGTGCTTAGCATTTCATGTATCTTGGTGAAAACAATGGTCGTTCTGGCTGTGTTCAAGGCCTCTAAACCAGGAGGTGGAGCCAATCTGAAGTGGTTTGGTGTTTTGCAGCAGAGAGGGACAGTTATTGTTCTTACTTCTATTCAGGCAGCAATCTGCACTGCCTGGATTGTATCTGCCTCACCTGTTCCTCACAAAAACACTCAATACCACAATGACAAGATAGTTTATGAGTGTATAGTTGGGTCCACAGTTGGTTTTGCAGTGTTATTGGGCTATATTGGCTTACTGGCTCTCCTCAGTTTTTTAATTGCATTTATAGCAAGGAATCTTCCAGACAGTTTCAATGAGGCCAAGCTTatcaccttcagcatgctgATCTTCTGTGCCGTGTGGGTGGCCTTTGTCCCCGCTTATATTAGCTCACCAGGCAAATATGCAGATGCAGTAGAGGTATTCGCCATATTGGCCTCCAGTTTTGGTCTCTTGGGGGCACTGTTTGGACCCAAATGTTACATAATCCTGCTGAGACCAGAGAGGAACACAAAGAAAGCAATCATGGGTCGGAACATCCAGTCACAATAA
- the LOC141012958 gene encoding extracellular calcium-sensing receptor-like, with amino-acid sequence MWAFLEINFLFLMYFTLFYSYFSSPVSSPLYSSSCQLQGHFHLNGMHKAGDVVLGGIFQINFFSAFPDLSFTSEPQQPTCHGFDVLGFRQVQTMAFAIDEINRNSNLLPNVTLGYSLFDNCGKLGIGFCAALSLISGQKEQFILDETCAGAPPVIGIVGDSSSTRSIAVSSVLSLYRVPMVSYFATCSCLSDRQKFPSFFRTIPSDAFQVQAMIQILNRFDWTWAGLLVSDDDYGLHAARSFQSDLAHSGGGCLAYLEVLPWGNDPAELRRIVDVMKKSTARVVIVFAHQSHIMNLMEEVMRQNVTGLQWMASEAWTTATVLQTPDLMPYLGGTLGIAIRRGEIPGFREFLLQIHPDLHHNISSGNSIVNQFWEFTFHCRFAPPLAGWVEAGGALCTGQENLEDVETELSDVSNLRPEYNVYKAVYALAYALDDMLQCEPGRGPFSGHSCGNLQRLEPWQLVYYLQKVNFTTTFGDQVSFDENGDALPIYDIMNWLWLPDGRTEVQNVGVVKRLAFKGEKLTIDEDKIFWNFESEKPPRSVCSESCPPGTRMARKKGEPVCCFDCIPCSEGMISNETDAMECTSCPEDFWSNAQRNHCVPKKTEFLSYHEPLGIGLTAASLLGTCMCVVVLGIFIYHHSTPIVRANNSELSFQLLLSLKLCFLCSLLFIGRPRLWTCQLRHAAFGISFVLCVSCILVKTMVVLAVFKASKPGGGASLKWFGVLQQRGTVVLLTSIQVAVCTAWIVSASPTPHKNTKYYKDKIVYECVVGSSFGFAVLLGYIGSLALLSFLIAFIARNLPDSFNEAKLITFSMLIFCAVWVAFVPAYISSPGKYADAVEVFAILASSFGLLGALFGPKCYIILLRPERNTKKAIMGRGIQS; translated from the exons ATGTGGGCATTTTTAGAGATCAACTTTCTGTTCCTCATGTATTTCACGTTGTTTTATTCCTACTTTTCTTCTCCTGTATCCTCCCCTCTTTATTCCTCTTCCTGTCAGTTACAGGGACACTTTCATCTTAATGGGATGCACAAAGCTGGAGATGTGGTTCTAGGTGGGATATTTCAGATTAACTTTTTCTCTGCCTTTCCTGATCTGTCTTTTACCTCAGAGCCACAACAGCCTACCTGCCATGG TTTTGATGTTCTAGGATTCAGGCAGGTCCAGACCATGGCCTTTGCTATTGATGAGATCAACAGAAACTCCAACCTGCTACCTAATGTGACTCTGGGATACAGTCTTTTTGATAACTGCGGCAAACTAGGGATTGGATTTTGTGCAGCATTGTCCCTCATCAGTGGTCAAAAGGAGCAGTTTATATTAGACGAGACCTGTGCAGGAGCCCCTCCAGTCATAGGGATTGTGGGTGATTCTTCCTCTACACGTTCCATTGCCGTCTCCTCTGTCTTAAGTTTGTACAGAGTACCTATG GTGAGTTATTTTGCCACATGTTCCTGTCTGAGTGACCGACAGAAGTTTCCATCCTTCTTTAGGACAATCCCAAGTGATGCTTTCCAG GTGCAGGCTATGATTCAGATTCTGAACCGTTTTGACTGGACTTGGGCAGGTCTGCTGGTCAGTGATGATGACTATGGACTCCACGCTGCTCGTTCTTTCCAATCTGACCTGGCGCACTCTGGTGGAGGTTGTCTTGCCTACTTAGAGGTTTTGCCATGGGGTAATGACCCAGCTGAGCTGAGAAGGATCGTGGATGTGATGAAAAAATCCACAGCTCGTGTGGTCATTGTGTTCGCACATCAGAGTCACATAATGAACCTCATGGAAGAG GTGATGAGGCAGAATGTGACAGGCCTGCAGTGGATGGCCAGTGAAGCCTGGACAACGGCTACTGTGCTCCAGACCCCTGACCTCATGCCCTACCTGGGTGGAACATTGGGCATTGCCATCCGTCGAGGAGAAATACCAGGCTTCAGGGAATTCCTCCTACAAATACATCCTGACCTACACCACAACATCAGCAGTGGAAATAGCATA GTAAACCAGTTTTGGGAATTCACATTTCACTGTAGATTTGCACCACCTCTAGCAGGCTGGGTGGAGGCTGGGGGAGCATTATGCACTGGACAGGAAAATCTAGAGGATGTGGAGACTGAGTTGTCTGATGTTTCCAATCTCAGGCCAGAGTACAATGTGTACAAGGCTGTGTATGCTCTGGCCTATGCCCTTGATGACATGCTGCAGTGTGAGCCAGGGAGAGGGCCTTTCAGTGGGCACAGCTGTGGCAATTTGCAAAGACTGGAGCCATGGCAG TTAGTGTATTACTTGCAAAAGGTCAATTTCACTACAACATTTGGTGATCAAGTGTCATTTGATGAGAATGGTGATGCCTTACCAATATATGATATCATGAACTGGCTGTGGCTCCCGGATGGAAGAACTGAAGTTCAGAATGTGGGTGTGGTTAAGAGGTTGGCCTTCAAAGGTGAAAAACTCACAAttgatgaagacaaaatctTCTGGAACTTTGAATCAGAAAAG CCACCCCGGTCAGTGTGCAGCGAGAGCTGCCCTCCAGGTACCCGCATGGCTAGAAAGAAAGGGGaacctgtgtgctgttttgactGCATCCCTTGTTCCGAGGGAATGATCAGTAATGAGACTG ATGCCATGGAGTGCACCAGTTGTCCAGAGGACTTCTGGTCAAATGCCCAGCGTAATCACTGTGTTCCTAAGAAAACAGAGTTTCTGTCCTACCATGAGCCTCTGGGTATCGGCTTGACAGCAGCCTCATTGCTTGgaacatgtatgtgtgttgttgtcCTGGGCATCTTTATCTATCATCACAGCACACCTATAGTACGTGCCAACAATTCAGAACTGAGTTTCCAGTTACTGCTGTCACTTAAgttatgtttcctgtgttcactgctgtttattGGTCGCCCCAGACTGTGGACATGTCAACTAAGACATGCAGCATTTGGGATcagctttgtgctttgtgtctcaTGTATTTTGGTAAAAACCATGGTGGTTCTGGCTGTATTCAAGGCCTCCAAGCCAGGAGGTGGAGCCAGCCTGAAGTGGTTTGGTGTTTTGCAGCAGAGAGGGACAGTTGTTCTTCTTACTTCTATTCAGGTAGCAGTCTGCACTGCCTGGATTGTTTCTGCCTCACCAACTCctcataaaaacactaaatactACAAAGATAAGATTGTTTATGAGTGTGTAGTTGGGTCATCATTTGGTTTTGCTGTGTTACTGGGCTATATTGGCTCACTGGCTTTGCTCAGTTTTCTGATTGCATTCATAGCAAGGAATCTTCCAGATAGTTTCAATGAGGCCAAACTTATTACCTTTAGCATGCtgatcttctgtgctgtgtggGTGGCCTTTGTCCCTGCTTATATCAGCTCACCAGGCAAATATGCAGATGCAGTGGAGGTATTTGCCATCCTGGCCTCCAGTTTTGGCCTCTTGGGGGCACTGTTTGGACCCAAATGTTACATAATCCTGCTGAGACCAGAGAGGAACACAAAGAAGGCAATCATGGGTCGAGGCATCCAGTCATAA
- the LOC141012970 gene encoding extracellular calcium-sensing receptor-like — protein sequence MHKAGDVVLGGLFGMHFVSVFPDMSFTSEPQQPTCHSFDILGFRQAQTMVFAIDEINKSTNLLPNVTLGYSLYDICVKLGIGFRAALSLVSGQEEQFILDETCVGTPPVMGIVGDSSSTRSIAISSVLGLYRVPMVSYFATCSCLSNREKFPSFFRTIPSDAFQVQAMIQILNHFGWTWAGLLVSDDDYGLHAARAFQSHLAHSGGGCLAYLDVLPWGDHPAEIRRIVNVMKKSTARVVIVFAHESHMVNLMEEVVRQNVTGLQWIASEAWIAATVFQNPHLMPYLPGILGIAIRRGEIPGLREFLLQIRPDQQHNNSYGNNIVKLFWEYTFQCSFTPPPAGLVEDGGTLCTGQENLEDIETEFLDVSNLRPEYNVYKAVYALAYALDDMLQCEPGRGPFSGRSCGNLQRLEPWQLLHYLQKVNFTTSFGDQVSFDENGDALPIYDIMNWLKLPDGTTKLQNVGKVKRSAYKGEELIINEDKIFWKFETKKPPRSVCSESCPPGTRMARKKGEPVCCFDCIPCSEGKISNKTDAMECTSCPEDFWSNAQRDHCVPKKNEFLSYHEPLGIGLTVASLFGTCVCAVVLGIFIYHRKTPVVRANNSELSFQLLLSLKLCYLCSLLFIGRPRLWTCQLRHAAFGISFVLCVSCILVKTMVVLAVFKASKPGGGTNIKWFGVLQQRVTVIVLTSVQAAVCTVWIVSASPTPHKNTQYHNDKIVYECAVGSRVGFAVLLGYIGLLAILSFLIAFKARNLPDSFNEAKLITFSMLIFCAVWVAFVPAYISSPGKYADAVEVFAILASSFGLLVALFGPKCYILLLRPERNTKRAIMGRSIES from the exons ATGCACAAAGCTGGAGATGTAGTTCTAGGTGGGCTGTTTGGGATGcactttgtttctgtctttcctgaCATGTCTTTTACCTCAGAGCCACAACAGCCTACCTGCCACAG TTTTGATATTCTAGGATTCAGGCAGGCCCAGACCATGGTCTTTGCTATTGATGAGATCAACAAAAGCACCAACCTGCTACCTAATGTGACTCTGGGATACAGTCTTTACGATATCTGTGTCAAACTAGGGATTGGATTCCGTGCAGCGTTATCCCTAGTCAGTGGTCAAGAGGAGCAGTTTATATTAGACGAGACCTGTGTAGGGACCCCTCCGGTTATGGGGATTGTGGGTGATTCTTCGTCTACACGTTCTATTGCCATCTCCTCTGTCTTAGGTTTGTACAGAGTACCTATG GTGAGTTATTTTGCCACATGCTCCTGTCTGAGTAACCGGGAAAAGTTTCCATCCTTTTTTAGGACGATCCCAAGTGATGCTTTCCAG GTGCAGGCTATGATCCAGATTCTTAACCACTTTGGCTGGACTTGGGCAGGTCTGCTGGTCAGTGATGATGACTATGGACTCCACGCTGCTCGAGCTTTCCAATCTCACCTGGCACACTCTGGTGGAGGTTGTCTTGCCTACTTAGACGTTTTGCCCTGGGGCGATCACCCAGCTGAAATAAGGAGGATTGTGAATGTGATGAAGAAATCCACAGCTCGTGTGGTCATTGTGTTTGCACATGAGAGTCACATGGTTAACCTCATGGAAGAG GTGGTGAGGCAGAATGTGACAGGCCTGCAGTGGATTGCCAGTGAAGCCTGGATAGCAGCTACTGTTTTTCAGAACCCCCATCTCATGCCATACCTGCCTGGCATACTAGGCATTGCCATCCGTCGAGGAGAAATACCGGGGCTCAGGGAATTCCTCCTACAAATACGTCCTgatcaacaacacaacaacagctatgGAAATAACATA gTGAAACTGTTTTGGGAATATACATTTCAGTGTAGCTTCACTCCGCCTCCAGCAGGTTTGGTGGAGGATGGGGGAACATTATGCACTGGACAGGAAAATCTAGAGGATATAGAGACTGAGTTTCTGGATGTTTCAAACCTCAGGCCAGAGTATAATGTGTACAAGGCTGTGTATGCTCTGGCCTATGCCCTTGATGACATGCTGCAGTGTGAGCCAGGAAGAGGGCCATTCAGTGGACGCAGCTGTGGCAATTTGCAAAGACTGGAGCCATGGCAG CTACTGCATTATTTgcaaaaggtcaacttcaccaCATCATTTGGTGATCAAGTATCATTTGATGAGAATGGTGATGCCTTACCAATATATGATATCATGAACTGGCTGAAGCTCCCTGATGGAACAACAAAACTTCAGAATGTGGGCAAGGTCAAAAGGTCAGCCTACAAAGGTGAAGAACTCATAATTAATGAAGACAAAATCTTCTGgaagtttgaaacaaaaaag CCACCCCGctcagtgtgcagtgaaagcTGCCCTCCAGGTACCCGCATGGCCAGAAAGAAAGGGGaacctgtgtgctgttttgactGCATCCCTTGTTCTGAAGGAAAGATCAGCAATAAGACTG ATGCCATGGAGTGCACCAGTTGTCCAGAGGACTTCTGGTCCAACGCCCAACGTGACCACTGTGTTCCTAAGAAAAATGAGTTTCTCTCCTACCATGAGCCTCTGGGTATCGGTTTGACAGTGGCCTCATTATTTGGCAcatgtgtctgtgctgttgTCCTGGGCATCTTTATCTATCATCGGAAAACACCTGTTGTACGTGCCAACAATTCAGAACTGAGTTTCCAGCTATTACTATCACTGAAGTTATGTTACCTAtgttcactgctgtttattGGCCGTCCCAGGCTGTGGACATGTCAGCTGAGACATGCAGCATTTGGGATcagctttgtgctttgtgtctcaTGCATCCTGGTTAAAACCATGGTGGTTCTGGCTGTGTTCAAGGCCTCTAAGCCAGGAGGTGGAACCAATATTAAATGGTTTGGTGTTTTGCAACAGAGAGTCACAGTTATTGTTCTCACTTCTGTTCAGGCAGCAGTCTGCACTGTCTGGATTGTATCTGCCTCCCCAACTcctcataaaaacactcaataccACAATGATAAGATTGTTTATGAGTGTGCGGTTGGGTCCAGAGTTGGTTTTGCAGTGTTACTGGGCTATATTGGCTTACTGGCTATCCTCAGTTTTCTGATTGCATTTAAAGCAAGGAATCTTCCAGATAGTTTCAATGAGGCCAAACTTatcaccttcagcatgctgATCTTCTGTGCTGTATGGGTGGCCTTTGTCCCTGCTTATATCAGCTCACCAGGCAAATATGCAGATGCAGTGGAGGTTTTTGCCATCCTGGCCTCCAGTTTTGGCCTGTTGGTAGCACTGTTTGGTCCTAAATGTTACATACTCCTGCTGAGACCAGAGAGGAACACGAAACGAGCAATCATGGGCCGAAGCATCGAATCATAG